One window from the genome of Desulforamulus ruminis DSM 2154 encodes:
- a CDS encoding GerMN domain-containing protein, with product MKMKRIAVFLLLLLSLSLTACGEKAPTLKEQPKPQVQETAEDKVKVTLYFGNEQADGLVSEVREIDKPGDMVVALISELTKPGKHAAVLPEGTELVYYQKEGDTIILNFNKAFANLQGSTGEFIAINAVVNTITELPEFNKVMLQVDRQPLSTGHAIYDKPLTRDESMIKK from the coding sequence ATGAAAATGAAGCGAATTGCTGTATTTCTTCTCTTGCTTTTGTCCCTGTCATTAACAGCCTGTGGAGAAAAAGCCCCTACCCTGAAGGAACAGCCTAAACCCCAGGTTCAGGAGACGGCGGAGGACAAGGTGAAAGTAACCCTGTACTTTGGTAATGAGCAGGCGGATGGTTTAGTGTCTGAGGTGCGGGAAATTGATAAACCCGGAGATATGGTGGTAGCCTTGATCAGCGAATTGACCAAACCCGGCAAGCATGCTGCCGTACTGCCCGAAGGAACGGAATTGGTTTATTATCAGAAGGAAGGCGACACTATTATCCTGAATTTTAATAAAGCCTTTGCTAATCTGCAGGGCTCCACCGGTGAGTTTATTGCCATAAATGCGGTGGTGAACACCATTACGGAACTGCCTGAGTTTAATAAAGTGATGCTGCAGGTAGACCGCCAGCCTCTGTCAACGGGGCATGCCATTTACGACAAACCCCTGACCCGGGATGAAAGTATGATAAAAAAATAA
- a CDS encoding GAF and HD-GYP domain-containing protein — MSSQEEIFSTVSTKICSGLSKRELEKRLGEIQFINDVLITLIKNTDMDSTLAAILDLAIKITKSEAGGILLADRFFNEARIMLARGELTEAQLQNILTRANFIRNSAVAKEVVCLTKSSPCFREMLKVDPALLSFISVPLIVERKTMGILVLMHRQYHGGEDHLASYLPQDIGTISVFASQAALVLHNTLLKLENGKKEVYLETIAALVTAIDAKDKYTRNHSKNVARIALALAQGLKLSDSEIQTLEYGALLHDIGKIGIPEAILNKNGKLEYEEYETIKSHPVIGVTILQPVDFLQNTSAIIHYHHERIDGKGYPSGLKGENIPFEARVVSIADAWDAMTSDRSYRKGMSTEQALRELQNHAGSQFDSYMVKAFLAMIKQNPILSA, encoded by the coding sequence ATGTCCTCGCAAGAAGAAATTTTTTCCACAGTCAGTACCAAGATTTGTTCCGGGCTAAGCAAGCGCGAATTGGAAAAAAGGCTCGGGGAAATCCAGTTTATTAATGATGTTTTAATTACTTTAATAAAAAACACGGATATGGACAGTACGCTGGCGGCAATTCTGGATTTGGCCATCAAAATTACCAAAAGTGAGGCCGGTGGAATTTTGCTGGCAGACCGTTTTTTCAACGAAGCAAGAATTATGCTGGCACGGGGGGAACTAACAGAAGCACAATTGCAAAATATTTTAACCAGGGCTAATTTTATCCGAAACTCGGCGGTGGCCAAAGAAGTGGTATGCCTGACCAAGAGTTCCCCGTGCTTTAGAGAAATGCTTAAGGTGGATCCGGCCCTGCTTTCCTTTATTTCTGTGCCTCTGATTGTGGAAAGAAAAACCATGGGCATTCTGGTGTTAATGCACCGGCAATACCATGGGGGTGAGGACCATCTGGCCAGTTATTTGCCTCAGGATATCGGAACCATTTCTGTTTTTGCCAGTCAGGCGGCTTTGGTGCTTCATAATACTCTCTTAAAATTAGAAAACGGTAAAAAGGAAGTCTATTTGGAGACCATCGCCGCGCTGGTTACGGCCATTGATGCGAAGGATAAGTATACCCGTAATCATTCTAAAAATGTGGCCCGGATAGCGCTGGCTTTAGCCCAGGGACTTAAGCTTAGTGACTCGGAAATTCAAACCCTGGAGTATGGTGCTTTATTGCATGATATAGGCAAAATTGGTATCCCCGAAGCGATTTTAAATAAGAATGGCAAACTGGAGTATGAGGAATATGAAACAATTAAAAGTCATCCTGTTATTGGCGTAACCATTCTACAGCCGGTAGACTTTCTGCAAAATACCAGTGCCATTATACACTATCATCATGAAAGGATCGACGGTAAGGGTTATCCCAGTGGGCTCAAGGGTGAAAATATTCCTTTTGAGGCTCGCGTTGTTTCCATTGCCGATGCCTGGGATGCCATGACCTCGGACCGCTCCTACCGAAAAGGAATGTCCACGGAACAGGCACTACGAGAATTGCAAAATCATGCCGGAAGTCAATTTGACAGCTATATGGTAAAGGCTTTTCTGGCCATGATTAAACAAAATCCAATCTTGTCCGCCTAA